In the Gemmatimonadota bacterium genome, ACAGCCCCACCTAAACGGCTTCAACCACGATATTTCGCACTCCCGAAACAGACTTGAGCACCGTGGCATCGCCCAGCACCCGTCCGATAATATTGACGGGACTTGCCGGACGAATTTCATCTCCATGACTGGCCGGGGTCTGACCGTAAAAAATGCAAAATGCATGACCCGGCGGCCAATATCCGAGGTCGTTTAACGCCACAGTTTCACATGCATCTTCGGGACCCGCTTCAACGGGGATTGCAAAGTAAATCTCATCGCCCCATGTATTAAACGAACAATCCAGTGGCAAAACCTCGCGAATTTTACCTGCTGTTTGCGAATCGTTTAACTCGGCGTCGAGTTCAATATCGCCAACGGTAATGCGAATCGGATGCGGCATAACAACCTCGTGATATTTTTGGCGGAGAGGGTGGGATTCGAACCCACGGTATCCGTAAGGATACACATGATTTCCAGTCATGCCTGTTCGGCCACTCCAGCACCTCTCCGATATAGCTGTCAGCGGTCAGCTATGGCTTCCTCATACATATACATGTGTGCTTATTTTTGGCGGAGAGGGTGGGATTCGAACCCACGGTACCCGTGAGGGTACACCGGTTTTCGAGACCGGCCTGTTCGACCACTCCAGCACCTCTCCGAATATTTATTTTTCGCGCAAAGTTTGAAAAAACGCCCGCAACACCTGACCACACGCATCTTCTAAAACGCCTCGGCGCACATCCAGGCGATGATTCAGACGTGTATCTTCCACAATATTTCTCAGGGATCCGCAAGCCCCGGTTTTGGGATCGCACGCGCCAAAAACCAGCCGGGACAATCGGGCAAGCACCATAGCCCCTGCACACATCGCACAAGGCTCCAGCGTTGCGTAAAGCGTGCAGTTATTTAGCCACCGAACGCCCAACTTTTTTGTCGCCTGCCCAATAACGAGCATTTCGGCATGCGCTGTGGGGTCATTTAGCTGGACAATGCGATTGTGATCTCGTGCGATTACCTCGCCATTGTGCATCACAACAGCGCCAATAGGCACTTCCTGCTCGCTCGCTGCCACGCGGGCTTCTTCGAGCGCAAATTTCATGCCTGTCAGGTCATTATCCAGCACAAATACCCCGAGGAAACAACACAGATCATAAAGAAAAAAATATACGGGTTTCCCCACAGCGAGTCAACCATCAACATCAGGGCATCCAGATATTCCACTCGCCGTGTTTTTCCCAGACGCGACATGCATCACAGGCACACATCCACCGGAGGGCAAAACGCGGTTTATTGCTTGTATTGAGAGATCCACAGTGTACTAACAAATAATGAAAAAACATGACATCGCCTCGGGACGGCCTCAACTCAATC is a window encoding:
- a CDS encoding nucleoside deaminase, producing the protein MKFALEEARVAASEQEVPIGAVVMHNGEVIARDHNRIVQLNDPTAHAEMLVIGQATKKLGVRWLNNCTLYATLEPCAMCAGAMVLARLSRLVFGACDPKTGACGSLRNIVEDTRLNHRLDVRRGVLEDACGQVLRAFFQTLREK